From Pseudoalteromonas rubra, one genomic window encodes:
- a CDS encoding aminotransferase class I/II-fold pyridoxal phosphate-dependent enzyme, with translation MSATNPKVNPDIMETLQQEVLKTFTELTEYPANTLDLTSHLENDFGIDSIALAEVTAALTKQLQLKNPLSIQNIHCIADAVKQIAAQEFHLSEAKTTGSSDGKQNAHSWLREQVIAVFASFSGYNAAELSMDAEIESDLGIDSVTVVSAQGELLKALGLRDNLSIPSCKTLTELEQAFAKLLVEEKGAQWADELVTKNLLIDELLNPATRGDDVQHQIDSDDGDNRTMRDFVGIQHGDLFHKAREFKPFYDKKKAQQLYWYGMPLETPCKNRAVMFDEVTGTSREFLMFGSNSYLGLSNHPEVIQAIQDAAGQYGATNTGCRIIAGSNVLHLELERKLAKLKGREACIVYPSGYSANLGCISALTSKHDLVFTDAINHMSITDGCKLAGAQRKIYNHSLNSLEKSLAKYADHPGGKLIVTDGVFSMHGDIVDLPRLNKLAKRYGARVLVDDAHSTGVLGKTGSGTTEHFNMKGEVDLELGTMSKALSGLGGFVCGDGDVVEFLRFFSNSYVFAATIPAHVAAGVIASIDVMLREPERLTKLWDNIYYFRNLLLQAGFDLENSDSAIVPVVVGDDAKTLALGRAVRARGLYCQTVVFPGVAVGDARLRLSITSEHTQADLDEAYRILVEGALEVGVPLNQDVKAGLAEA, from the coding sequence ATGAGTGCCACAAACCCAAAAGTAAACCCAGATATTATGGAAACTCTGCAACAGGAAGTTCTGAAGACCTTTACTGAACTGACTGAGTACCCTGCTAATACTCTGGATCTGACGAGCCACCTGGAGAACGACTTCGGGATAGATTCTATTGCGCTGGCCGAAGTCACCGCGGCATTGACCAAGCAGTTGCAACTCAAAAATCCCCTGTCTATTCAGAACATTCACTGTATCGCTGACGCGGTGAAGCAAATCGCTGCACAGGAATTTCACCTCAGTGAAGCCAAAACAACAGGAAGCAGTGATGGTAAGCAAAATGCACACAGCTGGTTGCGCGAGCAAGTGATTGCTGTGTTTGCCAGCTTCAGTGGCTACAATGCCGCAGAGCTGAGTATGGATGCCGAGATTGAAAGTGACCTAGGGATAGATTCAGTCACCGTGGTTTCAGCACAAGGCGAGCTGCTAAAAGCGCTGGGACTAAGAGACAACCTGAGCATCCCCAGTTGCAAAACCCTGACGGAACTGGAACAGGCTTTTGCTAAGCTACTGGTTGAAGAAAAAGGCGCACAATGGGCCGATGAGCTGGTCACCAAAAACCTCTTGATTGACGAACTGCTCAACCCTGCGACCCGCGGCGACGACGTGCAACACCAAATCGACAGTGATGATGGCGATAACCGCACCATGCGTGACTTTGTCGGGATCCAGCACGGCGATCTGTTTCACAAGGCCCGTGAGTTCAAACCCTTCTACGACAAGAAAAAAGCGCAGCAATTATACTGGTACGGTATGCCACTGGAAACGCCCTGTAAAAATCGCGCCGTGATGTTCGATGAAGTCACTGGCACCAGTCGCGAGTTTCTGATGTTTGGCTCCAACAGTTATCTGGGCCTATCGAATCATCCGGAAGTGATCCAGGCAATTCAAGACGCCGCTGGCCAATATGGCGCAACCAATACCGGTTGTCGGATCATTGCAGGCAGTAACGTTCTGCACCTGGAGCTAGAGCGTAAGCTGGCCAAACTAAAAGGCCGTGAAGCCTGTATAGTTTATCCCTCAGGCTACTCAGCTAACCTGGGCTGTATTTCTGCACTGACCTCTAAACATGACCTGGTCTTTACCGATGCCATTAACCATATGAGTATCACCGACGGCTGTAAACTGGCTGGCGCCCAGCGTAAGATTTACAATCACTCACTGAACAGCCTGGAAAAATCGCTGGCCAAGTATGCCGACCATCCCGGTGGTAAGCTGATCGTCACCGATGGCGTCTTCAGTATGCACGGAGATATTGTCGATTTACCGCGTCTGAATAAGCTTGCTAAACGTTATGGTGCGCGCGTGCTGGTTGATGATGCTCACTCCACTGGTGTACTGGGTAAGACTGGTTCTGGTACCACGGAGCATTTCAATATGAAAGGCGAAGTCGATCTGGAGTTAGGTACCATGAGTAAGGCATTGTCCGGTTTAGGCGGATTTGTCTGTGGCGATGGTGATGTGGTGGAATTCCTGCGCTTCTTTTCTAACTCTTATGTCTTTGCCGCAACCATTCCAGCCCATGTTGCAGCCGGTGTGATTGCCTCTATCGACGTGATGTTGCGCGAGCCGGAGCGGTTAACCAAGCTGTGGGACAATATCTATTACTTCCGCAATCTGTTATTGCAGGCAGGCTTTGATCTGGAAAACTCCGATTCTGCCATTGTGCCCGTGGTTGTCGGTGATGATGCCAAAACCCTGGCGCTTGGCCGCGCAGTGCGTGCTCGTGGCCTGTACTGTCAGACCGTGGTCTTCCCGGGCGTGGCAGTTGGCGATGCCCGCTTGCGCCTGAGCATCACCAGCGAACACACTCAGGCCGACCTGGATGAGGCCTATCGTATTTTGGTTGAAGGCGCGCTGGAAGTCGGTGTCCCGCTCAATCAGGATGTTAAAGCAGGACTGGCGGAGGCCTGA
- a CDS encoding D-alanine--poly(phosphoribitol) ligase, producing MTKIPSSARFALNLLSHAQQTPHKTALICADQQWDYARLAARACQIANALCALGLDQAPVLLNLPKHPDTVAAIYACWLTGNHYIPIDYSQPEARVERIISAAKPALVLDQDWLNTLDSLSHSSDYEQDLSAYMSRLRQYRENTLAAILYTSGSTGTPKGVQISHDMLDFFIDWAVHTTCIDSEDTLANHASFAFDLSTFDLFAAVRTGACVWLITEQEQKDPLALIRGIKKHQVSIWYSVPSILSMMVRSGELNSHSTAPLKQVIFAGEPFAVAALQRLITCLPANTALHNWYGPTETNVCVAWQVDRPQLNGLRHLPIGSLLPELQGWLEDDTGKRTPLSESQGQCGELIIGGRCVTPGYANVDLPRATALHQQNCHATGDLVELTEMGLIYRGRIDDMVKLNGYRVELGEIESLLHQHPAIEQSALHLSLGEQQHQLIAVIVLKDGAEKPSLLALKQFLKQQLPAYMLPHKVIVTAQLPLNANGKVDRKQLAELM from the coding sequence ATGACGAAAATTCCGTCATCAGCCCGTTTTGCACTGAACCTGCTGAGCCATGCTCAGCAGACCCCGCATAAAACGGCGCTGATCTGTGCCGATCAGCAATGGGATTATGCCCGGCTCGCTGCACGCGCCTGCCAGATAGCCAATGCATTGTGCGCACTGGGACTGGATCAGGCACCGGTGCTGTTAAACCTGCCAAAACATCCTGACACCGTTGCCGCCATTTACGCCTGCTGGCTCACTGGTAACCATTATATTCCCATTGACTACAGCCAGCCTGAAGCCCGGGTTGAACGTATTATCTCTGCAGCAAAACCTGCATTGGTACTCGACCAGGATTGGCTGAATACACTCGATAGCCTGAGCCACAGCAGCGACTACGAGCAAGACCTGAGTGCTTACATGTCGCGATTACGTCAATACCGGGAAAACACGCTTGCCGCGATCCTGTATACCTCAGGTTCAACCGGCACGCCCAAAGGGGTGCAGATAAGCCACGACATGTTGGACTTTTTCATTGACTGGGCGGTGCACACGACTTGCATTGACAGCGAAGACACCCTGGCCAACCATGCCAGTTTTGCCTTTGACTTGAGTACTTTCGACCTCTTTGCCGCCGTGCGCACCGGTGCCTGTGTGTGGTTGATCACCGAGCAGGAACAAAAAGATCCCCTGGCCCTGATCAGAGGGATCAAGAAGCACCAGGTAAGTATCTGGTACAGCGTGCCTTCAATCCTGTCTATGATGGTGCGAAGTGGAGAGCTTAACAGTCATAGCACCGCTCCCCTGAAGCAGGTCATTTTTGCCGGTGAACCATTTGCCGTGGCGGCATTACAACGCTTGATCACTTGCCTGCCCGCCAATACCGCGCTGCATAACTGGTACGGCCCGACCGAAACCAATGTGTGCGTAGCCTGGCAAGTTGACCGCCCCCAGCTGAACGGGCTGCGTCACCTGCCTATCGGATCCTTACTACCCGAATTACAAGGCTGGTTGGAAGATGATACAGGAAAGCGAACACCACTGTCTGAAAGCCAGGGTCAATGTGGCGAGCTGATTATTGGCGGGCGCTGTGTTACACCCGGTTATGCCAATGTAGACCTGCCCAGGGCCACAGCACTGCACCAACAAAACTGTCATGCAACAGGCGACCTGGTTGAGCTGACCGAGATGGGGCTCATCTATCGGGGCCGTATCGACGATATGGTTAAGCTGAACGGTTATCGGGTTGAGCTGGGGGAAATTGAGTCCCTGCTGCATCAACACCCAGCCATAGAGCAGTCTGCATTACATCTCTCGCTGGGCGAACAGCAGCACCAGCTTATTGCCGTGATCGTTCTTAAAGACGGTGCAGAAAAACCATCGCTACTGGCATTAAAGCAATTTTTAAAACAGCAACTGCCAGCCTATATGTTGCCACATAAAGTGATAGTCACTGCACAGCTACCACTCAATGCCAATGGCAAAGTTGACCGTAAACAACTGGCAGAGCTGATGTAA
- a CDS encoding polyketide synthase encodes MSRPPTSPLAIVGIGCALPNGMNFADLAKQGTLNPSQFTHPFGWSVAAEPLRGGQVHTDDFDYKKFSIPPLFRKAVSRETRMALLAAEEALSQLNLSETQRDHCDQLCATHMASDAAYRNATKVTALRTLGEQLAGTDSAQIRIDEYKQALAGTFGATSHDRVGEMASTIPARIAHFAHTRGKCQTLDGGDLGGLRLLQAAQDNFRYADSQLAVLTSIQCFHHQPQTEILHHQGISTQQPWLEGAISLVVCPVTTAEQQDWPMLMQLGTITTTATEQETARYFAGASQVFYQLLEMHLDQATRCAGAATFGPHWQISQAVSDDNTNASDDQVAITQYCPITALGDDKTHFWQTLANGDDLLRSQSAQQLNAPTFVRATPQKLSTYITQAMSFDSHDPCDQVLNKPMMPAKKARLDVSQLRLLNATDSVEIGEFKRPAVILACNLSLNADRQLGACALWDQLPAAPTHLPQPTPPPINRWSWYGATGLGGARLLAEHLKIPHADCIAIEAACASSMAALHNAVRGLQSGRYDGIVLAGIETATLERDLVLCGAQMMLSATRIRPFAKGADGFTPGDGGGLFVLQSKSDATHAIAHVDAISGSCDSRSMTAPDPLGQALAMYKTLQLASVNPEQVQYIETHGTGTTLGDQAELESLCAAYRREHTQPLYLGSGKYNFGHCFAGAGAISLAKMLAALEHGSMPPTPILGELNDALPFEDIPAEVPQQAQPWPLLDTQQRIGAINAFGTGGINYHLTLIHAHSQESL; translated from the coding sequence ATGAGCAGACCCCCAACTTCCCCTTTAGCCATAGTCGGGATCGGCTGTGCCTTGCCCAACGGCATGAACTTTGCCGACCTGGCAAAACAGGGGACACTCAACCCGAGTCAGTTTACCCACCCATTTGGCTGGTCGGTCGCTGCTGAGCCACTCAGAGGTGGGCAAGTGCACACCGATGACTTTGATTACAAAAAGTTCTCTATTCCTCCTTTGTTTCGCAAGGCGGTCAGTCGCGAAACCCGAATGGCGCTACTGGCTGCTGAAGAAGCACTCAGCCAGCTGAACCTCAGTGAAACTCAGCGCGACCATTGCGACCAACTCTGTGCAACACATATGGCCAGTGACGCGGCGTATCGAAATGCCACCAAAGTGACTGCGTTACGGACCCTGGGTGAACAATTGGCTGGTACTGACAGTGCGCAAATACGCATCGATGAATACAAGCAGGCACTGGCAGGTACCTTTGGAGCCACCTCTCACGATCGGGTTGGAGAAATGGCCTCGACCATACCCGCCCGGATCGCACATTTTGCCCACACCCGGGGGAAATGTCAGACCCTGGATGGCGGCGACCTTGGCGGTTTGCGTCTGTTACAGGCAGCGCAGGACAACTTTCGCTATGCAGACAGCCAGCTTGCTGTCCTCACCAGTATTCAGTGCTTTCACCACCAGCCACAAACTGAAATCCTGCATCATCAGGGTATTTCAACTCAGCAACCCTGGCTCGAAGGCGCCATCTCTCTGGTGGTCTGCCCTGTGACCACGGCCGAACAACAAGATTGGCCGATGCTGATGCAGTTAGGGACTATCACCACCACAGCCACAGAGCAGGAAACCGCGCGCTATTTCGCCGGTGCAAGCCAAGTCTTTTATCAGTTACTTGAAATGCACCTGGACCAAGCAACTCGCTGTGCTGGCGCCGCAACTTTTGGGCCACACTGGCAGATAAGCCAAGCAGTATCAGACGATAACACCAACGCAAGTGACGACCAGGTGGCCATTACTCAGTATTGCCCCATCACTGCACTGGGTGATGACAAAACCCATTTCTGGCAAACACTGGCCAATGGTGACGACCTGTTGCGATCGCAATCGGCACAGCAACTCAATGCACCGACATTTGTTAGGGCAACCCCCCAGAAACTAAGCACCTACATAACTCAAGCAATGAGCTTTGACAGCCATGATCCGTGCGACCAGGTCCTGAATAAGCCTATGATGCCGGCCAAAAAAGCGCGCCTGGATGTGTCCCAGCTGCGGCTGCTGAACGCCACAGACTCTGTCGAGATTGGAGAATTCAAACGCCCGGCAGTGATCCTGGCATGTAACCTGTCTCTGAATGCCGATCGTCAGTTAGGCGCGTGTGCACTGTGGGATCAATTACCAGCAGCTCCGACACATTTACCTCAGCCTACACCACCGCCAATCAATCGCTGGAGCTGGTATGGTGCAACGGGGTTAGGTGGTGCCCGGTTGTTAGCGGAACACCTGAAGATCCCACATGCCGACTGTATCGCCATTGAGGCAGCCTGTGCCAGTTCCATGGCCGCACTGCACAATGCTGTCAGAGGGCTGCAATCCGGACGTTATGACGGCATTGTGCTGGCAGGAATTGAAACCGCAACGTTAGAGCGAGATCTGGTGCTGTGTGGCGCACAAATGATGTTGTCAGCTACCCGCATTCGGCCTTTTGCTAAGGGGGCTGATGGCTTTACCCCTGGGGATGGCGGTGGTTTGTTTGTCCTGCAATCAAAATCAGACGCAACCCATGCCATTGCCCATGTTGATGCCATTTCAGGCTCCTGCGACAGTCGCTCTATGACCGCGCCCGACCCACTGGGGCAGGCACTGGCCATGTACAAAACCTTACAGCTAGCATCAGTCAACCCAGAGCAAGTGCAATATATTGAAACCCACGGCACTGGCACCACCCTCGGCGATCAGGCTGAGCTGGAATCTCTTTGCGCTGCCTATCGTCGTGAACACACACAACCCCTTTACCTGGGATCTGGAAAATATAACTTTGGTCACTGCTTTGCAGGCGCCGGCGCCATTAGCCTGGCAAAAATGCTCGCGGCGCTGGAACATGGCAGCATGCCACCGACCCCAATCCTAGGGGAGCTCAATGATGCACTGCCATTCGAAGACATTCCGGCTGAGGTACCACAACAGGCACAACCCTGGCCATTGCTAGACACCCAACAGCGCATTGGTGCCATCAATGCCTTTGGGACCGGCGGCATCAATTATCACCTGACTTTAATACACGCTCATTCACAGGAATCATTATGA
- a CDS encoding RedY, whose translation MKLIVHKIRLKHIQHLGAFRDWVETTDYKACEQLDSVKAFAVFEASAEADAPFHFVETIYLESEQAFEQDMTTPLFQSLVSRFDEMAEVVEEFKGERIAQGYQQ comes from the coding sequence ATGAAACTTATCGTACACAAAATTCGCCTTAAGCACATTCAACACCTGGGCGCCTTTCGCGACTGGGTCGAAACCACGGACTACAAGGCCTGCGAACAGCTTGATTCAGTCAAAGCCTTTGCAGTGTTTGAAGCGTCTGCCGAGGCTGATGCCCCGTTCCACTTTGTAGAAACCATCTACTTAGAGTCTGAGCAGGCGTTTGAGCAGGATATGACCACCCCGCTGTTCCAAAGTCTGGTTAGTCGCTTTGATGAGATGGCTGAAGTCGTCGAGGAGTTTAAAGGCGAGCGTATCGCACAGGGTTATCAACAGTGA
- a CDS encoding 4'-phosphopantetheinyl transferase family protein, with amino-acid sequence MITEHGMTSEGETVVSPILYIRQYTDALLPARARLNQGLAVKQQCRALANFALQRACANPSVRLNHTRYGQPFGDQGQGKPAQPVSTSHSQNWYAVATAPAPLGIDIQVYRRFSVSNQQRLFDHNAVSADIITQTTQWSLCEAYLKSHGRGLPFDLRTIRIQQHASLGATSCGRITSKNNTLTPANYWLWQTLYFCCAVCITGHQEIVPTLSIHNGKQS; translated from the coding sequence GTGATCACTGAGCACGGTATGACGTCTGAGGGAGAGACGGTTGTCTCGCCCATTTTGTACATCAGGCAGTATACTGACGCTTTATTACCCGCCCGCGCTCGTTTGAACCAGGGACTTGCCGTCAAGCAGCAGTGCCGGGCACTGGCCAATTTCGCACTACAAAGGGCCTGCGCCAATCCCTCAGTCAGGCTCAATCATACCAGGTACGGGCAGCCGTTTGGCGATCAGGGCCAGGGGAAGCCTGCTCAGCCTGTGTCCACCAGCCACAGCCAGAACTGGTATGCTGTTGCCACAGCACCGGCTCCCCTTGGCATCGACATTCAGGTCTACCGCCGCTTTTCTGTCTCCAACCAGCAGCGTTTGTTTGATCATAACGCGGTGTCGGCTGACATAATCACCCAGACCACGCAATGGTCTTTGTGCGAGGCCTATCTCAAATCCCATGGCCGGGGCTTACCATTTGATTTACGTACTATCCGCATCCAGCAACATGCAAGCCTGGGTGCCACCTCATGCGGACGCATAACAAGCAAAAATAACACGCTGACACCTGCCAACTATTGGCTCTGGCAAACACTCTATTTTTGCTGTGCCGTCTGCATTACCGGTCACCAGGAGATAGTCCCCACACTCTCTATACACAATGGAAAACAATCATGA
- a CDS encoding multidrug effflux MFS transporter, with protein MQQKTSKLLIFILALLVVFCPLGIDLYLPAFVNMQQDLAVSEAHIQQTVGIYMLAVGLGQLLAGPLADKYGRRPVALFGILLFGVGALLATLLDEWHWIMLARVLQGLGACATFVSAFAIVRDSFGHKGSGQMITYLNGIVCFIPALAPILGAWLTIEFGWRSNFTFLTGFAVVGLVLVLALYRETKPDTTVYSGHLLDFRRFRPMLSSPQFMFNASITMVCMAAMLVFVVGAPGWIMTGLNRPVEEFTMWFTINAAISIAASFTAPHFIKRNSQQALRFGLSLFSLGGILLLITPQTHPLAYLLPMYIASIGFAFTLGAAAGNALAPFANQAGTASALIGVMQMSGAGLLAMTSQPLALPAPEQLAMHMLIGLPFLCLLFSRCKDNLHTST; from the coding sequence ATGCAGCAAAAAACCAGCAAACTATTGATTTTTATACTCGCTCTGCTAGTGGTGTTTTGTCCACTGGGGATCGATCTGTACTTACCCGCATTCGTTAATATGCAACAAGACCTGGCCGTCAGTGAAGCGCACATTCAGCAAACGGTCGGCATTTATATGTTGGCTGTAGGCCTTGGACAACTGCTTGCCGGCCCGCTTGCCGACAAGTATGGCAGACGCCCGGTTGCTTTGTTCGGCATACTGTTATTTGGCGTAGGGGCACTGCTGGCCACCTTGCTGGATGAATGGCACTGGATCATGCTTGCACGTGTATTGCAAGGCTTGGGAGCTTGTGCCACCTTTGTCAGCGCCTTCGCAATTGTACGGGATAGTTTCGGTCACAAAGGCAGTGGTCAGATGATCACCTACCTTAACGGCATTGTCTGCTTTATTCCGGCACTGGCCCCTATTCTGGGAGCCTGGCTGACCATAGAGTTTGGCTGGCGCAGTAACTTTACCTTTCTGACAGGCTTTGCCGTTGTTGGCCTGGTATTGGTGCTGGCACTGTACCGGGAAACGAAACCCGACACCACAGTTTACTCTGGCCATTTACTTGATTTTCGCCGCTTCCGCCCCATGCTGAGTAGCCCTCAGTTTATGTTCAACGCCAGTATTACAATGGTGTGTATGGCGGCTATGTTGGTATTTGTCGTCGGCGCTCCGGGCTGGATCATGACCGGGCTTAATCGTCCCGTTGAGGAATTTACCATGTGGTTTACCATCAACGCCGCGATTAGTATTGCTGCCAGTTTTACTGCGCCCCACTTCATTAAACGTAACTCGCAGCAAGCACTGAGGTTTGGCCTAAGTTTATTTTCCCTCGGTGGGATCTTGTTGTTAATCACACCGCAAACTCACCCGCTGGCGTATCTGTTACCTATGTACATTGCCTCTATCGGTTTTGCCTTTACGCTTGGGGCTGCCGCGGGCAATGCACTGGCTCCTTTTGCCAATCAGGCCGGGACAGCTTCCGCCCTGATCGGAGTTATGCAAATGAGTGGCGCCGGGCTATTAGCGATGACCAGCCAGCCACTGGCGTTACCTGCTCCGGAGCAGTTGGCCATGCATATGCTCATCGGGCTGCCTTTCTTATGTTTACTATTCAGTCGTTGCAAAGATAATTTGCATACTTCCACCTGA
- a CDS encoding LysE family translocator — protein sequence MLNPELLASFLFASFIIAIAPGPSNAFLMAQTFTNGRTAGMQSAFGFALGGVVHTLFAVIGLSAILKASETAYTTVQYLGATYLAYLGVRTFKDTLSRPENNDEEKPHVSNKKQQNVMFQAMMTEVLNPKVALFFIAFIPQFVDQSLTTSTTVQLAMFGLLYPILAFPIDCVYVYSGDKIAGYFRAHPSAPIWIDRISAFIFVALAINLLL from the coding sequence ATGCTAAACCCGGAATTACTCGCCTCTTTTTTATTTGCCAGCTTTATTATTGCCATTGCCCCAGGCCCTTCCAATGCCTTTTTAATGGCTCAGACCTTTACCAACGGCCGCACAGCCGGAATGCAAAGTGCTTTTGGCTTTGCGCTGGGAGGAGTGGTCCATACACTGTTTGCAGTGATTGGTTTGTCAGCTATCCTTAAAGCCTCAGAAACCGCCTATACCACAGTACAATACCTGGGTGCGACCTACCTTGCCTACCTGGGGGTACGCACTTTCAAAGACACTCTGTCTCGGCCTGAGAACAACGACGAAGAAAAGCCCCATGTCAGCAATAAGAAGCAACAAAATGTCATGTTTCAGGCTATGATGACAGAAGTGCTCAACCCCAAGGTTGCGTTATTCTTTATCGCCTTCATTCCTCAGTTTGTTGATCAAAGCCTGACAACGTCTACCACAGTGCAACTTGCCATGTTCGGGTTGCTCTATCCAATTCTGGCCTTTCCTATTGATTGTGTGTATGTTTACAGCGGCGATAAAATCGCCGGCTATTTTCGCGCTCATCCCAGTGCACCGATTTGGATAGACAGGATCTCTGCTTTTATCTTCGTCGCACTGGCAATTAACTTATTATTATGA